One window of Myxocyprinus asiaticus isolate MX2 ecotype Aquarium Trade chromosome 6, UBuf_Myxa_2, whole genome shotgun sequence genomic DNA carries:
- the LOC127442262 gene encoding transmembrane protein 70, mitochondrial-like, with the protein MYQIGVSHALRRLSKNQQQIVRNIGIRSTLNGYENIDKAFHTHAVPVRSQNQLLHEIRRSYLKVHLNKVQSYDAVRWYASSPVQSEDGELIYTGNLGKAVLGVKFFSYSSSMISLCVMPYVLMKTGVGVNSFALQVAFFGFIGFFTFLTPVLLHLITKGYVVRLYHKKETDMYTAITYSALLVEKRTVFHQNDVVIPDVSRMFTTFYAKKHSMLVNPMLFALPHDYNHLMGYDQPFSFDTEDLNKPDKS; encoded by the exons ATGTATCAAATCGGAGTTTCCCACGCATTGCGGCGTCTATCAAAAAATCAGCAACAGATCGTTAGAAACATCGGCATTCGTTCAACGCTAAACGGCTATGAAAATATTGACAAAGCTTTCCACACTCATGCTGTACCTGTGAGGAGCCAGAATCAATTGCTGCATGAGATCCGAAGGTCGTATTTAAAAGTCCATCTAAATAAG GTTCAATCATATGATGCTGTTAGATGGTATGCGTCCTCACCAGTCCAGTCTGAAGATGGGGAATTGATTTACACAGGCAACCTGGGCAAAGCTGTTCTTG GTGTGAAGTTTTTCTCCTATTCCAGCAGTATGATTAGCCTCTGTGTGATGCCATATGTTCTCATGAAAACTGGTGTTGGTGTGAACAGCTTTGCACTGCAAGTGGCTTTTTTTGGCTTTATAGGTTTCTTCACATTTCTGACCCCTGTTCTCCTTCACTTGATCACCAAAGGATATGTGGTACGCCTATACCATAAAAAGGAGACGGACATGTACACAGCCATCACTTATAGTGCCCTTCTAGTGGAGAAACGGACTGTGTTCCACCAGAATGATGTTGTTATCCCAGACGTGAGCCGGATGTTCACCACTTTTTATGCCAAGAAACACTCCATGCTGGTTAACCCAATGCTTTTTGCTTTGCCCCATGACTACAACCACCTCATGGGTTATGATCAGCCCTTCTCATTTGACACAGAAGATTTAAACAAACCAGATAAAAGTTAG
- the elocb gene encoding elongin C paralog b — protein sequence MDSEEKTYGGCEGPDAMYVKLISSDGHEFIVKREHALTSGTIKAMLSGPGQFAENETNEVNFREIPSHVLSKVCMYFTYKVRYTNSSTEIPEFPIAPEIALELLMAANFLDC from the exons ATGG ACAGTGAAGAAAAGACTTATGGTGGTTGTGAGGGGCCAGATGCTATGTACGTGAAATTGATCTCATCTGATGGCCATGAGTTTATTGTGAAGAGAGAACATGCTCTGACATCAGGAACAATCAAAGCTATGCTCAGTGGTCCCG GCCAGTTTGCAGAGAATGAAACAAATGAAGTCAACTTTCGAGAGATTCCCTCTCACGTCCTTTCTAAAGTGTGCATGTATTTCACATACAAAGTCCGCTATACTAATAGTTCAACAGAAATCCCAGAATTTCCTATTGCTCCAGAGATAGCACTGGAGCTTCTGATGGCTGCAAACTTCTTAGATTGTTAA